From the Methanobacterium sp. CWC-01 genome, the window TCTCCCGGGGATGATTACAGTTTCTTTCAGGTCTTTCAGGTCCAAATCTTCCAACTCTTCATGGGTTATGAGGCAGCCAATATCCTGGTCCGCAGCCACCACGTTCACCAGATCAGACGCACCAATATTTTCCATAATTTTTTCGAGGAAAGGCTTGGCTACTTTACCGGTTAGTAAAGTGGCTTCAGATTTTATTTCTGAGAGAATATCCACATATTCTCTTTTTTTATCCAGAGATAAGGCGAATGGAGCGTCAGTTTCAGGATCACATAGGGGCGTCCCTGTTACTCTGAATTGGTAGTCCCGGTTTATTTCGCGCACCATGTCTTCAAACTCTTCTAGACTATGGGGGGTTAAACCATTGATAATTGGCTCATTGCCTAATATAAGCCCCTGGTTACGGAAATTAGCAAATCTCATAAGAATCAGTGCATTCGCTCCCCACTCTTCCAGGTCGTTACATGTTTTTAACAACTCTTCCCCATCGTTTACTCCGGGCACGATCACCGCTGCAGCATGAACTTCTGAGTTTTCACAGAATATTCTAAAAGCCTCTACCGATGCTTCAGGGGTGGGATCCTTCATCCAAGTCTTTCGGAGCAGGGGGTTGGTGGAAAAAATAGTGTAAGTTACCTCCTCCACTCCATGAGCAATGAGTTGCTCCGCCATCTGCGGATCATCTATCCCTTTCCCACTGGTATAACCCAGGTGAATGGGCATTCCCCATTGTGAAATTGCCGAGGTAAGTTCTAATAGATAGGGATAACAACTTAAATCGCCACCACCACTGATATTTATTTTCAGATCTCCCCCCCGGTAATTTCCCATCATCAGAGAATTTTGTAGGTTTCCTAAAACCAGGAATGGGGGTATAAACTCAGTTTTCGTCTCCCTAACACCTTCAGTACAATGTTCACAGCCCAATTTTCCTGGTGAACATTGTCTACATCCTAAAGGATCTAAGGTCTTCACTTTACGAAAATAACAGTATTTACAGAACCCTCGGCAGTTTTTACCGGGTATTCCGCCTATATCGGCAATTATCTGCATGCTATCTACTATGTCTTCATATATTATATAGGCTATTTTTTTGTTCTCCTTTTGTAAGGAAAGTTGAACGTATTGGGACAAAATTCTTCCGGTGGTCTACATATAAATCTTTCTACTTGAATCAAAAAGAAACTTTAATAATATACATGGGAGAAAATGAGGTTCGTATACCAAATTGTACCAAATAGGGTTTAAACCCGGGATAAGTAGCCTTTTTTCTACTTTTTCTGATATGGTACGAAGAATTGGTATACAAGAATCTGTAGGAGGGAAATAATGGCAAAGTTTGAAGATAAGGTCGACTTGTACGACGACAGAGGCAACCTTGTTGAAGAACAAGTACCTATAGAAGCCCTCAGTCCGTTAAAAAACCCTGCCATAAAAAGTATTGTGCAAGGTGTTAAAAGGACTGTAGCTGTAAACCTGGAAGGTACAGAGAACGCTTTAAAGACTGCAAAAGTCGGCGGACCAGCATGTAAAATACTGGGTCGAGAAATGGATCTGGACATCGTAGGCAACGCTGATGCTATTGCAGCCAAAGCCAAGGAAATGATCCAAGTAGATGAGGGTGACAACACCACTGTCGATCTACTAGCCGGCGGAAAAAGGGCTCTGGTGCAAATACCAGACGCAAGGTTCGAAGCAGCAGCTGAATACTCAGCCGCACCACTGGTAACTGCTTCAGCATTTATACAGGCCATAATTGATGTCTGCGACGTCAATATGTATGACGCCAACATGGTAAAAGCAGCCATCTTAGGACGATACCCACAATCCGTGGAGTATATGGGTGGAAACATCGCCACCATGCTGGACTTACCACAGAAACTGGAAGGCCCTGGATATGCTCTACGTAACATCATGGTAAACCACGTAGTAGCCGCAACCTTGAAAAACACCATGCAAACATCTGCTCTGTCCAGTATTCTGGAACAATCCGCTATGTTTGAAATGGGTGACGCAGTAGGTAAATTCGAAAGAATGCACCTTCTCGGACTGGCTTACCAAGGTATGAACGCAGATAACCTGGTATTCGACCTGGTTAAGGACAACGGTGCCGAAGGAACTGTAGGATCCGTTATCAACGACCTGGTGGACAGATCTGCTGCTGATGGAGTCGTAAGTGTAGAAAAAGAATTAAATGGATTCAAAGTCTACGGAACCGACGACTTAGCTAAATGGAACGCATACGCCGCTGCAGGATTAATTGCCGCGACCATGGTCAACCAAGGTGCTGCCCGTGCTGCCCAAGGTGTATCCTCAACCATTCTGTACTACAACGACATTCTTGAATTCGCAACTGGATTACCAAGCGTAGACTTCGGCCGAGCCGAAGGTGTAGCTGTAGGATTCTCTTTCTTCAGCCACTCTATCTATGGTGGTGGAGGTCCTGGTATATTCAACGGTAACCACATCGTGACCCGACACAGTAAAGGTTTCGCCATCCCATGTGTGGCTGCAGCCATGGCATTAGACGCCGGGACCCAGATGTTCTCACCTGAATCAACCTCCGGACTTATCAAAGAAGTGTACAGTCAAGTGGACGAATTCCGAGAACCACTAAAATATGTGGTGGAGGCCGCAGTAGACATAAAAGACCAAATCTAATCCAATTGGGGGCTAAGAGTTAAATGGACATCGAGATATTTCCACACCGATTATTAAACGCAGAAACCACTGAAAAGTTGCTAAACGAACTGGAAGTGATGGAAGGCGTTAAAAGGATGGTGGTACACGGACCAAGACTTCCACCTGTGAAGGAAGGAAGTTCAGATCGGACCATAACCATCCAAGGCGAGAAAGTACAATTACAGGTACAAACCGGTAGGATACTTCTTGAAATTGATGAAGAAGATACTATCAGTGATGTAAGAGCGATATGCGAAAATCACCTTCCCTTCGGTTTCAACGTTTACGTGGGAACCTTCATCAGGAAGGAGAAAACAGTTACCGACGATATTAAGTACGCTGGTCTTGACCAGATACCAGAAGAAATGATCGGGTTAACCGATCAGAACGCAAAACTCAGTGAAAGAACCACTGTAATCAAGAGGAAAGACTGAACATGATTGGCAAATGCACCCACGTTGTAGACTGCAGAGAAACCATGGGAATGGGTGAAGGAGGCGGAATAGCGCAGCGCGGTACTTTTGCCGAGTGTGGAAATGAGGTATTGGCTATAGCAATGTCTCCTGGAAGGAGACACATTACCAAGCCAGTCTGTGAAATCACGTTTGCCCTGCGGGAAGCTAACATTCTCACCAGCACGCTGGTACTTAACGCAGGAGCAGGAGTGCCTCAGGATGCACCCACAGCTGGATCTGGGAGCCTCATGGGCCTAACGGTCAAGGAGGAAGAACAGATCAAAAGGTTTAAAGTGGTAGTAGTGCACCTGGGAGGGGTAAAACACCATATCATATACAAGGCCCGCCTGATTCTCAGGCATGTTGACCGGCCCTGTGTGATTATCTGTGAATACCCGGTGGACTTTGAAGATTTCGCAAAAATTGGTGTCAAAACTAAGGCTGTTATGCCCGAAGAACCCAATACCAAAGGTGAAATTGTGGACATAATAAGCGGAGTTATTAGAGGAGAAACTTGTCCCCAAGAAAAATTGGATGAGATTATTAAAAAGGTGAGATTAGCATTAGGAGGTGCATGATATGGCACAATATTATCCTGGAACAACTAAGGTTGCTCAAAACCGAAGAAATTTTAGTGACCCTGACTACGAACTAGAAAAGCTCAGGGAAATCTCAGATGAGGATGTGGTGAACATCCTGGGACACCGGGCTCCCGGTGAAGAATACCCAAGCGTACACCCACCTCTGGAAGAGATGGATGAACCAGACGACGCCATTCGCGAAATGGTGGTGCCACTTGACGGTGCAAAAGCAGGAGACCGAGTACGATACATTCAGTTCACTGACTCCATGTACTTTGCCCCAGCTCAGCCATTCGTCAGGTCCAGATCATACCTGTGCAGGTTCCGTGGAGCCGACGCTGGTACCCTATCCGGAAGGCAAATTATAGAAACCAGAGAAAGAGACCTGGAAAAATACTCCAAGTACTTGCTGGAAACCGAATGGTTTGACCCAGCCAGAAGTGGTATCAGGGGTAAAACTGTACACGGTCACTCCCTCAGGTTAGATGAAGATGGTATGATGTTTGACATGCTGCGAAGGCTGGTCTTAAACAAAGACACCGGCAAAGTGGAAGCAGTCAAAAATCAGATCGGCGACGAGCTGGACGAACCCGTAGTAATGGGAGAACCACTGGATGAAGCTACCCTCAAAGAAAAGACCACTATCTACCGAAAAGATGGTGAAGCATACCGCGACGACAAGGACGCAGTTGAAATACTGCACCGAATACACGTGGTCCGATCCGAGGCTGGTTTCAGTCCTGAATAATCAGGAGGTGTATGATTATGGCCGATAAGATGTTTATAAGAGCATTGAAAGAAAAATTCGAAGAAGCTCCTGAGGAAACCAAGACCACCTTCTACAAATACGGTGGATGGCAACAGTCCGAGAGGAAGCGGGAATTCGTGGCCGCTGGTAAAGAAGTGGCTAAAAAACGTGGAATTCCTCAATACGACCCTGACGTGGGTACTCCACTGGGTCAAAGGGTCCTCATGCCTTACCAGGTTTCAACCACCGACACCTTCGTGGAAGGTGACGACCTTCACTTCGTCAACAACGCTGCTATGCAGCAATTCTGGGACGACATCCGAAGGACCGTTATTGTGGGATTAGACTCAGCCCACAACGTTATTGAGAAAAGGTTAGGTAAAGAAGTTACCCCTGAAACCATCACTCACTACCTGGAAACTGTGAACCACGCTATGCCTGGTGCTGCAGTTGTCCAAGAGCACATGGTGGAAACCCACCCAACTCTGGTGGCTGACAGTTACGTGAAAATCTTCACTGGTAACGACGAAATTGCAGACGAAATCGACTCTGCCTATGTCATCGACATCAACAAAATGTTCCCAGAACACCAAGCCGAAGTTTTAAAAGCTGAAGTTGGGGACAGCATGTGGCAAGCAGTACGTATACCAACCATAGTATCCCGTACCTGTGACGGTGGAACCACCTCACGATGGTCTGCTATGCAGATTGGTATGTCCATGATTTCTGCCTACAAACAAGCTGCCGGGGAAGCCGCAACTGGTGACTTCGCTTACGCAGCTAAACACGCAGCAGTTATCCACATGGGTACCTACCTACCTGTACGACGTGCTCGTGGGGAAAACGAACCTGGAGGTATTGCCTTCGGATTCTTAGCTGACATCTGTCAGTCCTCC encodes:
- the mcrA gene encoding coenzyme-B sulfoethylthiotransferase subunit alpha gives rise to the protein MADKMFIRALKEKFEEAPEETKTTFYKYGGWQQSERKREFVAAGKEVAKKRGIPQYDPDVGTPLGQRVLMPYQVSTTDTFVEGDDLHFVNNAAMQQFWDDIRRTVIVGLDSAHNVIEKRLGKEVTPETITHYLETVNHAMPGAAVVQEHMVETHPTLVADSYVKIFTGNDEIADEIDSAYVIDINKMFPEHQAEVLKAEVGDSMWQAVRIPTIVSRTCDGGTTSRWSAMQIGMSMISAYKQAAGEAATGDFAYAAKHAAVIHMGTYLPVRRARGENEPGGIAFGFLADICQSSRKYYEDPVRVSLDVVASGAMLYDQIWLGSYMSGGVGFTQYATAAYTDNILDDYCYFGKEYVEDKFGVAQAPNTMDTVLDVASEVTFYGLEQYEEYPALLEDQFGGSQRAAICAAASGCSTGYATGNAQTALSGWYLSMYLHKEQHSRLGFYGYDLQDQCGASNVFSIRGDEGLPLELRGANYPNYAMNVGHQGEYAGISQAAHAARGDAFVLNPLVKIAFADDNLTFDFSEVRANFAKGALREFEPDGERALISPAK
- the mcrD gene encoding methyl-coenzyme M reductase operon protein D, encoding MDIEIFPHRLLNAETTEKLLNELEVMEGVKRMVVHGPRLPPVKEGSSDRTITIQGEKVQLQVQTGRILLEIDEEDTISDVRAICENHLPFGFNVYVGTFIRKEKTVTDDIKYAGLDQIPEEMIGLTDQNAKLSERTTVIKRKD
- the mcrC gene encoding methyl-coenzyme M reductase I operon protein C, coding for MIGKCTHVVDCRETMGMGEGGGIAQRGTFAECGNEVLAIAMSPGRRHITKPVCEITFALREANILTSTLVLNAGAGVPQDAPTAGSGSLMGLTVKEEEQIKRFKVVVVHLGGVKHHIIYKARLILRHVDRPCVIICEYPVDFEDFAKIGVKTKAVMPEEPNTKGEIVDIISGVIRGETCPQEKLDEIIKKVRLALGGA
- the mmp10 gene encoding methyl coenzyme M reductase-arginine methyltransferase Mmp10 (Mmp10 (methanogenesis marker protein 10) is a cobalamin-requiring radical SAM methyltransferase that creates the methylarginine modification to methyl coenzyme M reductase.) codes for the protein MQIIADIGGIPGKNCRGFCKYCYFRKVKTLDPLGCRQCSPGKLGCEHCTEGVRETKTEFIPPFLVLGNLQNSLMMGNYRGGDLKINISGGGDLSCYPYLLELTSAISQWGMPIHLGYTSGKGIDDPQMAEQLIAHGVEEVTYTIFSTNPLLRKTWMKDPTPEASVEAFRIFCENSEVHAAAVIVPGVNDGEELLKTCNDLEEWGANALILMRFANFRNQGLILGNEPIINGLTPHSLEEFEDMVREINRDYQFRVTGTPLCDPETDAPFALSLDKKREYVDILSEIKSEATLLTGKVAKPFLEKIMENIGASDLVNVVAADQDIGCLITHEELEDLDLKDLKETVIIPGRAFVHDKKATEILSQDGVERLVVRGPDKLTVDGEMSGTLSKEDVLKKELMAFEDLIEAINFFGVRKK
- the mcrB gene encoding coenzyme-B sulfoethylthiotransferase subunit beta; its protein translation is MAKFEDKVDLYDDRGNLVEEQVPIEALSPLKNPAIKSIVQGVKRTVAVNLEGTENALKTAKVGGPACKILGREMDLDIVGNADAIAAKAKEMIQVDEGDNTTVDLLAGGKRALVQIPDARFEAAAEYSAAPLVTASAFIQAIIDVCDVNMYDANMVKAAILGRYPQSVEYMGGNIATMLDLPQKLEGPGYALRNIMVNHVVAATLKNTMQTSALSSILEQSAMFEMGDAVGKFERMHLLGLAYQGMNADNLVFDLVKDNGAEGTVGSVINDLVDRSAADGVVSVEKELNGFKVYGTDDLAKWNAYAAAGLIAATMVNQGAARAAQGVSSTILYYNDILEFATGLPSVDFGRAEGVAVGFSFFSHSIYGGGGPGIFNGNHIVTRHSKGFAIPCVAAAMALDAGTQMFSPESTSGLIKEVYSQVDEFREPLKYVVEAAVDIKDQI
- the mcrG gene encoding coenzyme-B sulfoethylthiotransferase subunit gamma — translated: MAQYYPGTTKVAQNRRNFSDPDYELEKLREISDEDVVNILGHRAPGEEYPSVHPPLEEMDEPDDAIREMVVPLDGAKAGDRVRYIQFTDSMYFAPAQPFVRSRSYLCRFRGADAGTLSGRQIIETRERDLEKYSKYLLETEWFDPARSGIRGKTVHGHSLRLDEDGMMFDMLRRLVLNKDTGKVEAVKNQIGDELDEPVVMGEPLDEATLKEKTTIYRKDGEAYRDDKDAVEILHRIHVVRSEAGFSPE